The following coding sequences lie in one Cannabis sativa cultivar Pink pepper isolate KNU-18-1 chromosome 5, ASM2916894v1, whole genome shotgun sequence genomic window:
- the LOC133038430 gene encoding uncharacterized protein LOC133038430 codes for MVLQIPIDPNPVDSLIWGFHQSGIITINSAYHLASAAANVTSPSSSDPNPFKIWWKTLWTLPIPPKIKHFTWKAFNHNLPCALNLFHKKILNEPFCHFCGGDPESVTHVLIDCTRARRVWKHSKFKNFHNDHRRVYIKEFYLQGIHLIPKEDLPLFVRSIWHIWNTRNSILFQKSYVSNNVEEYVINYLQEYKEAQKIHAAADSVATSHQQSFSSQSSVPCIIQEDTPALSVDAALDHDNCVTGLGFVFKIGLHRVVTSTKIHKPGASTPIFAESQAHLDGLAWCLSSQLKLEFMFTDCLNLVSKVNGHWKDQSTLSSLVLKIRHSFSNFPDASLKYFPRQFNANAHSLAKEAIRLREED; via the coding sequence ATGGTTCTCCAAATCCCCATAGACCCTAACCCTGTTGATTCTCTAATTTGGGGCTTTCACCAATCAGGCATCATTACTATTAATTCTGCTTACCATCTTGCCTCTGCCGCTGCCAATGTCACATCTCCTTCATCCTCTGACCCAAATCCTTTTAAGATATGGTGGAAAACTCTCTGGACTCTTCCAATTCCCCCGAAAATAAAACACTTTACTTGGAAAGCTTTCAATCACAATTTACCCTGTGCTTTAAATCTGTTCCACAAGAAAATCCTAAATGAGCCCTTTTGCCATTTCTGTGGAGGTGATCCGGAATCGGTAACTCATGTACTTATTGATTGTACCAGAGCTCGTCGTGTTTGGAAGCACTCAAAATTTAAGAATTTCCACAATGATCACCGAAGGGTTTATATCAAGGAGTTTTATCTTCAAGGCATTCACTTAATTCCAAAGGAGGATCTCCCTCTTTTTGTTAGGTCAATTTGGCACATTTGGAATACTAGAAATtcaatattatttcaaaaatccTATGTTTCTAACAATGTGGAAGAGTATGTCATTAATTATTTACAGGAATACAAGGAAGCACAAAAAATACATGCTGCTGCTGATTCAGTAGCAACTTCGCATCAACAGAGTTTTTCCTCTCAATCCTCAGTTCCGTGCATAATACAAGAGGATACCCCAGCTTTGTCTGTTGATGCAGCCTTAGATCATGACAATTGCGTTACAGGTCTAGGTTTTGTCTTCAAGATAGGCCTACATCGAGTTGTTACGTCTACAAAGATCCATAAACCAGGAGCATCCACACCAATTTTTGCAGAAAGCCAAGCTCATTTAGATGGCCTCGCTTGGTGTCTCTCTTCTCAGTTGAAGCTTGAGTTTATGTTCACTGACTGCCTAAACCTTGTATCCAAAGTTAATGGACATTGGAAGGACCAATCGACTCTTTCTAGCCTTGTTTTGAAGATCAGACATTCCTTCTCCAACTTCCCTGATGCCTCTTTGAAGTACTTCCCTCGCCAATTTAATGCCAACGCACACTCCCTTGCTAAGGAAGCCATTAGGTTGCGAGAGGAAGATTAG